DNA sequence from the Acetobacteroides hydrogenigenes genome:
AACCGAGTAGAACAGTAGCGCATCGGCCTTTTTGCCGGAAAGCCCAGCTGCAGCTCCAATTCCCGGAAGCGGAATCTCCTTTATACGTTCGCCACAACGATCGTACTCAAAAATGCGCGTTGCAGCATCCTTCAGGTAGAAGGCGAATAGCTTACCTCCGCCCTTTGTAACACCTTCAAGCAGGTCGTCGGCCTCGGGGATAAGCGTTTGCCAATGCTGCTCGTGCGGATTATTCGGATCGACCAGCACCACCCGGTACCGCGATGCGCCATGGTTGGTGTAAACGATTAGCCTTTCGCCATCATTATCTATAATAGTATAGTCAAATTGAAATCCGGGAAATAGCAGCTTAAGGTCATCATCGGCAGAAAGGTCTTTCCAGTACAGCTCCGTTCCATGTGTTCCTTCCGATACATATATAAAAAGGTATCGTTCATCTTCGGTAACACGAGCATTAAAATATCGTAGGGGATGGTCTCTATCTTCGTAGATTAAGGTATCGCTCGATTGTTCATCGCCTAGCTTGTGGTAGTACACCTTTTGGAATTCATTGGAACCGGAGTACTCTGTTCCCTCTTTTGGAGCATCGTATCGGCTATAGTAAAACCCATCACCCTTCCACTGTGCGTTCGAGAACTTTACCCAGCTTATAACATCGGGTAAATGCTGCTTAGTTGCCACCTCAATAACACGTATCTCTACCCAATCAGACCCAGATACCGAGATTGAGTAGGCCAAGTACCTCCCATCATTGGAAAAGGAGATGCCGCTAAGAGCAACCGTTCCGTCTTCTGAAAACGTGTTAGGATCAAGAAAAACTTCCGGTTCATCATCCAACCCACGCTGGAGGTAAAGCACGCTCTGGTTTTGAAGACCACTGTTTTTAAAGAAGAAGTAGTAGTCACCCTCCTTAAATGGTGTACCATACTTTGGGTAGTCCCAAATTTGGGTAAGACGCTCCTTAATGGCGCTTCGGAAGGGGATTTGAGACAAGTAGCCTTCTGTAACACAATTTTGAGCCTTAACCCACTCTTGTGTTGCTTCCGAGCTATCGTCTTCGAGCCAACGGTAGGGATCGGCAACTATGGTACCAAAGTAGCTGTCGGATATGGATTCCTTTTTAGTATGAGGATAGGGTTTCATTTACAGTACGAATTGTTTGGTAAAGATATTGCGAAAAGAGCATAGCTTGCATCCTTCCAGAAGGCTACTTAAATGTTAATATTTTTAACCCAAAGTGAATATCATTCTAATTTTTATACATTTGCATCCAATGTTGAAAGTACGCCTATATTTAGCGGTTACAGCCTACGTTGTTTTAATTAAACGATACGTACACAAGTCACTTGATTGCGTATTTGGATTATGCTGCCGTACAAACAAACTTTTCCGAATTCTCAGAAAGGTCACTTCAACATCAGCTAAGATCTGTAATAGATCATCTATCGGAAAGATTAGAATTCCGCTACACACCCACTCTAGCCTTGGAATCTCCAAGGGCTATCAGATCCAAGTTATCCGAATTTGATTCGTCATTCAAGTAGGAACGCTCAGTCGTTCCTAAACATGTACTAGTACTTCTGGGTTTAATCCTAGGAATACTCAAAAAGAGTGTTTATCAATCCTCCTATAATATGAGAAAAATGATCCTTTTGCTAGCGCTTGCTAGCGGAGCAGCAGCAGCCAATGCAGGTGGCATTCTAACCAATTCGAACCAAAGTGCGCAATACGTTCGTATGTTGTCGCGCAATGCATCAACCGAGATGGATGCCGTTTACTATAACCCTGCAGGACTGACACTTCTAAAAGATGGATTCCATCTCTCTTTCAACAACCAGTTTCTTTTTCAAAAACGAACTATTGAGAACGACTATCCCTACCTCAACAACAACAGCTATGCTGGCGATGTAACCACCCCCATCTTCCCAACCTTTTTTGCCGCTTACAAAAAAGACAACTGGGCAATCTTTGCCGGGTTCGGACCTACCGGAGGTGGAGGAAAAGCAACCTTCAACAACGGACTTCCTTCGTTCGAGACTGAAGTTGCCAACTTACCTGTTCTGCTAAGCCAAAAGGGTATTCCAACTACAATGTATACCCGAGACATGGCCTTCGACGGAACCTCTGTAATCTATGGCGGCCAGCTTGGAGCTAGTTACAAAGTAAACGAATGGCTAAGCGTATCGGCAGGGGCTCGCCTTTCCTACTCCAAAAACACCTACGACGGCTATCTGCGCGATATAAAGATCAACCCTATTAGCCCTGCAAACCCTTCTGGAGGCTTTATTAGCGCTCCCGAGTTCTTCAAAGCTTTGGCGACAAACGCTGCTGGTGCTGCAGCATCGCTACAGCCCCTAATTGCAGGTAATGCAGGAGGGCTAACGCTTCAGCAGGCGCAAGCAGCAGGAGCGCTTACCCCTGCTCAGGTTGCCCAAATATCAGGAGGTCTAGGCAGCAGCTACAACCCTACAATGACCATTGCAACAATCCAGGCCACCTATACCGGAATCAGCAATGCCTTTAACGCCAATGCGGCAAAAACAGCCGACAAGTACGTAGACGTTAAGCAAACAGGAACAGGAGTTACCCCAATTATCGGTGTAAACCTTACTCCTACAAGCAACATCAACATTGGTATTCGTTACGAATTTGCCACTAAACTCAAGATAAAGAACGATACTAAAATCGATGGAACTGGAAGTTACGCTGATGGGAAAGAAACCAACAGCGATCTTCCAGCAATTCTAGCAGCCGGTATCGACTACAAAATCATTCCTGATTTAAAGGTTTCTGCATCGCTAACCCACTACTTCGACAAGGATGCCAACTGGGATGGCAAGGAAAAGTTTATTACCGATAACCTTTACGAGTTGGCATTTGGTATGGAGTACAACGTTACCGAAAAAATGCTTGTAAGCGGGGGCTTCCTTTATGTACAAACAGGAGCTGGGCAAGGCTACCAATCGGACATTAGCTACAGCCTATCCTCGCACTCTGTTGGCTTCGGTACGGGATATAAGGTAACCAATAAGCTAACCTTGAATATGGCCATGCTCTACACACAGTACGTAGAGGGAACACGTATGATTAACTACACCAACGTAGGTAGCATTAAAGAAACCTACAAAAAGAGCAATATGGGATTCTCAATTGGGTTTGACTACCATTTCTAGCCAAAGAGTCTTCCTCATTTGAGCATATTCCCATGACCGTAAACGCCTCGAAACACCTCGAGGCGTTTCTTTTTTACCCACTACGTACTTTTGCTACAGCTTTAACAAGATATTTACATCTTATAAAAAACCCTTTTATACATTTGCCTCACTAAACCACAAATTACCATGAGATTTTCAAACATAAGAGCTAAGTTTCCCCAGCTAATCGTATTGCTTGTAATTATATCTCTTATAGGAATCAGGAGCATTGAAAACAGCAGCAAGACCAAAGGACAAACAGTATTGGTAGCAAATAACGATATACTATCCTGCCTTAAAGAGATCGTACCGGAAGTAACCGCGATAGAAAATGATGGCGCAGAGCAATGGATCCTGAAAGACAAGAATAGCATTACTGTTGGTAAAGCAGTAATCGCACAGCAAACCACCAGCAAAATCATAGGCTATAGTGGGCCAATACCAATGGTTATTGCACTCGACAAGAACGATAATGTTAAAGCACTTGGGCTTCTTCCTAACGACGAAACCCCAAGTTTTATAGATGTAGTAGTAGCCAAAGGATTTCTAAAAAAATGGAATGGTCTTTCAGTCAACCAAGCAGTAGCTATGGACATGGATGCCGTATCTGGAGCAACCTATTCGTCTACAGCCATAAATGAAACTGTAAAACAGCGCTTAGCGGAATATAGCAAAGCCACAGCCGTTGCCCGCAAAGCCGATATAAAAATGATCGTAACCTATTGTTCTATTCTACTAGTACTGCTTTACGCCCTAGCCTTCTACTGTTTTCCTAAACAAATGAATAAGTACCGTATTACGCTGCTTATTCTGTCGATTGGCGTACTAGGAATAGCCTATGGTTCATTTCTATCCATAAAGCTAATCGGGGGATGGTTTATTCAAGGAGTATCTCTAAAAAACCAAATCATATTTGTAACCATGGCGATACTCGCCTTTATGCTCCCTTTCCTCTTTGGAAAGAACTTCTACTGCACCTACGTTTGCCCCTTTGGCGCTTCGCAAGAGTTGTTGGGAAAGATAAACCCTAAAAAGTTGGAATTACCCAAAAGCGTTACCACCATTTTAAGCCATACCCGCACCAAGGTCATGCTTTTTGTATTAGGCATAGCCTTATTTGGATCTACCATTGATGTTACCAATGCCGAACCCTTTACGCTATTTCTATTCGCATCAGCATCTAAGGGGGTAATCGTAATGTCTGCCGCATTTCTCCTTTTGTCAATATTCATTCCTCGCGCTTGGTGCCGATTCTTCTGCCCCACAGGTGCTCTTATCGACTTCTTCCGCAAAGAGGGTAAAGACATCTTTCCTAAGAAAGTAACCTTCCAAACCCACCTAATTGCACTTGTAGTCGCAGCAATTGCCGTACTAATCTTCCTTGCTTCCTCCATATTTGCATAAACAGGTAATCGCACAAGCATAAGAAAAATGAAGGTATCCTATAAAATGGACCTTCATTTTTCGAAATAAGTGCATACATGAACTATACTAGGTGCACATTATATTCGCTTAAAAATGTACTTTTGAAGACCAAGATCTAAGCCGTTTCTTTCAAAAAGATGAAAAAGTACCGAGTTGCCCTATTTTTCGATTTGTCGCGCCAGTACGACCGCGATGTTATTCAGGGCATCCTCAACTTTTCGAACGAGATACAAAAGTGGGAGTTCTTCTACGAGGCACCTCACTATCTTGAGAAAGAAGAGACTAAGCGCCAAATCAAGAAGATAATCCGTTGGCAACCCGATGGCATCATTGCCCGCGGAAATCCTGGTTGGGAGAAGCTTCTTTCGCTTAAGAAACCAATAATTATTTCGCCGCACTACGAGCGCATTGCTGGCGTTACCAACATCTACTGCGAAAACGAGATGATTGGCGAAATGGTTGCATCCGAGTTTATCCACAAGGGATTTCGCAACTTCTCATTCTTCGGTGACAGCCATTTCTACTGGTCAACAGAACGACAGATAGCCTTCGAAAGGGCTATTAAAGGAGACGAAAACCGAAACTATGTCCCTATTCCCAACGAAATAGCATCATTGCACTGGGAGGATCGCCCCGCTGCACTTGCAAAATGGCTTGCAGACCAGAAGCTACCTCTTGCTATAATGGCTGCCTCCGATGAGTACAGTCAGCTGCTTGTTGAGGCCATTCACATCGCCAACCTAAAGATACCGAGCGATGTCTCTATAATTGGCGTCGATAACGACCGATTTATCTGCGAGCTAAGCAACCCAACCCTCTCTAGTGTCGATCAAGATGCCGAACGCAGCGGTTACCTTAGCGCAAAAACGCTCCATCAAATGATGCTAAGCAACTCGCTAATTGCCGATCCAATCATTTCGTACCCGCGCATGATTGTACGACGAAAATCATCGGACGAGTATGCAATTGCTGACGAAAACGTACACAACGCAATAACCTTCATAAAAAAGAATGCACCTAAGCGTGACATCACGGTAGAGGAAGTTGTTAATGCGACACGCCTCTCTCGCCGATCTCTCGAGCTGCGTTTTGATAGTTTGCTCAATCAAACCATTCACGACTTCATTTGCATGGTTCGCATCGAAAACGTTTGCAACCTTTTAGACAATAGCGAAAAAACCATCAAAGAAATCGCTTTCCATCTCAATTTCAACAGTGTAGAAAACTTAAGTAGGCTCTTTAAAAGAGTTATGGGCTGCACTCCATCCGAATTTCGTAAGAACAAAAAGTAAAATTGCGCAAATCAACAGCATTATTGCGCAATCAATCATGTTCGCACCGTAGCATTAACCTACATTTGCATAAACAACTTGATATTTTTCTTGGTAGAATCGATATTAAGTTGAGATGACTATATCAAAAAAAGAGAGACGAGAGATGAGGAAGTATGCCATTGGGGCAGATATTGGAGGAAGTCATATAAGTTGCGCCATCATTGATTTAGACAGCAAAAACCTTGTTGAAGGGACATTTGCTTCCGAGGTGGTTAACAACAAAGCAGAAGCTACCGATATTCTTGACAGCTGGGCCGCAGCCATAAATCAGTCTTTGGCACACATTACTGCCAAAGAATTGGCCGGCATTGGTTTTGCAATGCCAGGACCTTTTGACTACGAAAAAGGGATTGCCCTTTTCACTTCTCAAAATGACAAGTTTGAGAAGCTTCACGGAATTAATGTTGTTGATGAGCTACGTAAACGACTAAAAATCGACTCCCAAAGCGGAATTCGGTTTATGAACGATGCCACAGCCTTTGCCGTTGGCGAAGATTGGTTTGGCATGGGTAAAGCATACACCCGTACGCTATCTATAACCCTTGGTACTGGCTTTGGATCAGCCTTTATTGCCAATGGAATTCCGGTAGTAGAAGGAAACGAGGTTCCCGAAATGGGCTGCGTTTGGCATTTACCATACAAAGACGATATCGCAGATGCTTACTTCTCTACAAGGTGGTGTATTAAACGCTACCTCGAGCTAAGCGGAGTTGAAGTAAGCGGCGTAAAACAAATTGCCGACGAGGCAGAAACTAACAAAATTGCCAAACAGGTATTTATCGAGTTTGGCAACAACCTAGGAGAACTTCTAGCACCTTGGATGAACAAGTTTGGAGCAGAAGCACTTGTCATTGGAGGTAATATTTCAAAGGCTTACAGGCACTTTGGAGAATCGCTGGAGGAGGCTCTTAAGGCTAACGGTTGTTCAACAGAGGTTCATAGATCCGAGCTAATGGAGGATGCTGCATTTATTGGTAGCGCTCGCCTTTTCGACGAAGATTTTTGGAAACATGTACAGCCGCTTCTTTCTAAGATGTAATATGACTACTATGTAAAATGCTACTATAAAAAAGGTGTTAGAGTGAAGAGACAATTACTATTATTTAAACAAGGTGTAGCATAGACTATTATTCAAACACGCAAGCAAGCCCCGATCACGTCTTTCTGATGCCATCGGGGCTTATTTTTTAATCAGAAATTGTAAATTGCCCCGTTTTACTAAAGGTTATAGTACCTTTCAACAAAAAGACTGCCAACAATGCAAGCTAAAACAATAACAGCAATCTCTTCCAAGCATCGTGGGAATGCAGGCATCATATATCCAATAGCGGCATATTTTATTTGGGGAATACTGCCCATATACTGGAAGGTAATGAAGCAGATTCCGTCAGGAGATATTCTTGCACATCGTATTTTTTGGTCCTTTGTTTTTCTTGCAGCGATCATAAGCAGCATGAAACGTTGGAGTGAATTTCGTCAAGCCTTTTCGAATACGAAAAGTATACTAGCAGTAACAGTCGCAGCTATACTAATTAGCGCCAATTGGTTAATATACATCTGGGCCGTAAACAATAACCATATTGTAGAAGCGAGCTTAGGATACTACATCAACCCGCTACTTACCATCCTTTTAGGGATAGTAGTTTTACGCGAAAAAAGCGATATTTGGCAAATAATAGCCATTATCCTTGCTCTGTTTGGCGTTGGCTTGCTCACCTACCAATTTGGACAAGTGCCTTGGGTTGCCATTTCGCTGGCCATTTCGTTTGCATGTTACAGTTTGGTAAAAAAACTTTCTAGCCTATCTCCGTTAACCGGATTAGCAGCCGAAACTATGGTAGTAGCACCTTTAGCACTAGGATACCTTTACATGCAGGTAAGCGGAACTGCAGCTACCTACAGCAATCTTTCGTACGGAATGATTCTGATGATACTTCTCACAGGGGTTGTTACCTCTGTTCCTCTGCTTCTTTTTGCTCAAGGAACCAAACGAGTGTCGCTTACCACATTAGGATTTGTACAATACCTTTCGCCAAGCTTAAGCCTTATAATTGGCATCTTCATCTATAACGAACCTTTTACGCTGGCCTACCAAATCAGCTTTGGGCTTATCTGGATAGCGCTTGCCATCTATACCTTCTCACGAAAGGATGTGCTTTCTAAGCTTCGAAGGAATGTCTAATTTCAAAATAGCTTATAGCAGCAGATAACGGGGCTAAATGGCCTCGTTTTTACTACTCCTACATTCTCCTTCCCCAAACAAAGATGTCATTCAGCAGCCAATAGAATACCCTATAGACTGAATTCACAAACAGAGAAATGTTTCACTGAATCTACCCCCTTCCTTCATATTGCGTAAACGATAAACTAAGCGATTGCGTTCGTTGTTTCTCTAATAGCAACAGAGACTCATCGTGGATAGGTATAAAAAACAAGCTACACCAATATTAGCAATAGCGTTGCTTACTGTGCTAATTGTCATTTCTATTGACACCGTCGCACAGAAAAAGCAAAGCAAATACTTCTTTATGGAAGTTAAGTACGGAGTGCTTAGTGGATTTGGACCAAGCAAGAATCAGGCAGAACTTGTAGGAGGTATTGACACCCTCTCTTTCGACAAAAAGCTACACCTCATTCCCGGGTTTAAAAATAGCTATCCTATATACGTAACTATGGGCTATATGGCAAACTACCTTCAGATACAAGGTACGTTAGGCTACTATTCGCTAGATATTGGTTTGGGAAAAGTAGCAAACGACTATATGCAAGGGCTGTTAACAGCACAAATGATGCTCCTAAAAGTAGAGGCTCAAGCTCATTTATCGACTATACGTAAAGGAAGATGGGATAATAGGTACGGTGTTATGTCTAGTATAAGCTTTAATGGAACTATCCCTTTAGCGCATACGATGAACACGACACGCAAGCTAGAATACCGTATCGATAGTTTTAAACCATCCTTTCAACTTAACTGGAATGTAGATATTTGCCTAAAAATCCCGCTAGGCAAAAAGGGCTTCTACGGAGTTGCCAATGCAGGGCTTACCATGCCAGGACTAGTTGGTTCGATAGGAACGCTAAGTACAGAGCCCGAATCTCCATTTGCTGCCACGCGAAGCAAGGTAAAGATGTACTTTTTTAACACCTCTATTGGCTTGGGCTACTACATTAACCTAAAACCTACGCAACCTTCGAGGTAGAACACACATAGCATTTATACACTCGAATAAGCAAAATTTACCCCAAGGCATCCATTCAGAATAGATACCAACATCGTAATTCTTACTTATAGAAAAAAGCGCTACGTATTTTGCTTAGCCTTTATTTTGTAAATTCTGCTCGTAATCGGCCACAACAAGCTTCGCTTTCTCGTAATCAAGCGACGAAACAAACACCTTTACAGCACCGGCTCCACCTCCTGATGTATACCAAGGGCTTAGAGTTCCTACTATTTCATCCATTATAAATGCTTCTATCTCGGCATTTTCAAGAAGGCTTTTAACCATTTCGGCTTGCCATGCTGTTCCTGCAAAAACTTCAACCGGTTCTAATTTGTTATTTATGCTCATAGTAAATGATTTTATACGCTAAGATAGAATAATCATCCTGTTAAATAGTTTTTTTTAGATGCTTTTAAAATCAAAATTGTAGAATAAGCAAACAGAATAGAATAAGAGATGATGGCTTCGATGCATGATCTTCCATTTACAAGGTATGGTCCCTAAATACGAATTTCCTTTACCAAAACTATATCACGCAGGCCTTAGGATCATCTTGATATTTGATAAATTATCCGACTATATTTGCTGCAAAATGACAGATAAACACCAAAAAAAGTTCCACTACAATGAAAATGCTTCATTCATTATCCATTTTGCTTATGCTTTTGGTTGCTTGTTCCAAAAATTCGTCCGAACAAACGCCATCTACAAAGATTTCCACGGTAACGGTTTCTCAAGAATCCAACTATACCGGTAGGGGAAACGACAACGAGGTTATCCTTAAAGTTAAGGTTATAGCAACGGGTTCCAATTCTTCATTCGATCTCAAAAACATCGTAATAAACATGGATGGCACGTCGGACATTAATGATGTTGAAGCCATTAAGGTTTACGCCACCGGATCTATCGACTTCTTTGATATTAAAAAACCTTCTACTTCTTTAATAGGGAAAGCCAATCCGGCAAAGGGCAACATTTCTATTAGCACCACAGGAAAAGTGCAAAACGGGATGAACATTTTTTGGGTTACCTATAAGCTTAAGGAGAATGCCGTAGAAGGAAACGCGGTTGACGCGTCGGTACTATCGATAACAACCCCTAGCGAAACCTATACGGTTACCGGAGGAAATCCAACGGGCAATAGAATAATTCTTTTAGCACGCACGCAGGTATTTGGACCTGGCGATTTTGGTTCGACCAACTACCGGATTCCTGCAATAGCAACTGCTGCCGATGGATCACTGGTTACGCTTACCGATAAGAGAAAGTATAACTCTACGGATTTACCCGAAGATATCGACATTGTAGCTCGCCGAAGCACCGATGGAGGAAAAACATGGTCGGAACCGGTAATGGTTGCTCAAGGTTTAGGACGTAATGCCGGATATGGCGATGCTGTTATCATCAAGGCAAAAAGTGGCAAGCTGATTGCCGTTTTTGTTGGGGGTGTTGGGCTTTGGACATCAACAGCAGCCAATCCAATTCGCACCTACGTATCTACCAGCAACGATAATGGCATTACATGGACGCCTTCTAGAGATATTACCAACCAAATATTTGGTGCAGGATGTGCAGATCCTATAAGAAAACAGTGGAAAGCGTCCTTTTGTGGTTCGGGGCATGGCCTATGCACCCGTTCGGGTCGCATCATGGTTGTAGGTGCTGTTGTTGAGCCTAACCTTGGCAATTCGCTGCAAAACTACGC
Encoded proteins:
- a CDS encoding prolyl oligopeptidase family serine peptidase, translating into MKPYPHTKKESISDSYFGTIVADPYRWLEDDSSEATQEWVKAQNCVTEGYLSQIPFRSAIKERLTQIWDYPKYGTPFKEGDYYFFFKNSGLQNQSVLYLQRGLDDEPEVFLDPNTFSEDGTVALSGISFSNDGRYLAYSISVSGSDWVEIRVIEVATKQHLPDVISWVKFSNAQWKGDGFYYSRYDAPKEGTEYSGSNEFQKVYYHKLGDEQSSDTLIYEDRDHPLRYFNARVTEDERYLFIYVSEGTHGTELYWKDLSADDDLKLLFPGFQFDYTIIDNDGERLIVYTNHGASRYRVVLVDPNNPHEQHWQTLIPEADDLLEGVTKGGGKLFAFYLKDAATRIFEYDRCGERIKEIPLPGIGAAAGLSGKKADALLFYSVTSFTNPAAIYKYDVELGESSAYRSTEVVFDPECFETSQVFYASKDGTKVPMFIIHKKGIDLDGANPALLYGYGGFNISLTPAFSPSRIAFLENGGVYAVANLRGGGEYGEEWHRAGMLEKKQNVFDDFIAAAEFLIAQKYTSPHRLAIAGGSNGGLLVGAAMTQRPELFRVAIPQVGVLDMLRYHRFTIGWGWVVEYGSSDSQEQFEYLYRYSPLHNIKDGATYPATLIMTADHDDRVVPAHSFKFAATLQEMAAGVNPALIRIETKAGHGAGKPTSKVIDEAADMWAFLFYNVEFEPKQF
- a CDS encoding OmpP1/FadL family transporter translates to MRKMILLLALASGAAAANAGGILTNSNQSAQYVRMLSRNASTEMDAVYYNPAGLTLLKDGFHLSFNNQFLFQKRTIENDYPYLNNNSYAGDVTTPIFPTFFAAYKKDNWAIFAGFGPTGGGGKATFNNGLPSFETEVANLPVLLSQKGIPTTMYTRDMAFDGTSVIYGGQLGASYKVNEWLSVSAGARLSYSKNTYDGYLRDIKINPISPANPSGGFISAPEFFKALATNAAGAAASLQPLIAGNAGGLTLQQAQAAGALTPAQVAQISGGLGSSYNPTMTIATIQATYTGISNAFNANAAKTADKYVDVKQTGTGVTPIIGVNLTPTSNINIGIRYEFATKLKIKNDTKIDGTGSYADGKETNSDLPAILAAGIDYKIIPDLKVSASLTHYFDKDANWDGKEKFITDNLYELAFGMEYNVTEKMLVSGGFLYVQTGAGQGYQSDISYSLSSHSVGFGTGYKVTNKLTLNMAMLYTQYVEGTRMINYTNVGSIKETYKKSNMGFSIGFDYHF
- a CDS encoding 4Fe-4S binding protein gives rise to the protein MRFSNIRAKFPQLIVLLVIISLIGIRSIENSSKTKGQTVLVANNDILSCLKEIVPEVTAIENDGAEQWILKDKNSITVGKAVIAQQTTSKIIGYSGPIPMVIALDKNDNVKALGLLPNDETPSFIDVVVAKGFLKKWNGLSVNQAVAMDMDAVSGATYSSTAINETVKQRLAEYSKATAVARKADIKMIVTYCSILLVLLYALAFYCFPKQMNKYRITLLILSIGVLGIAYGSFLSIKLIGGWFIQGVSLKNQIIFVTMAILAFMLPFLFGKNFYCTYVCPFGASQELLGKINPKKLELPKSVTTILSHTRTKVMLFVLGIALFGSTIDVTNAEPFTLFLFASASKGVIVMSAAFLLLSIFIPRAWCRFFCPTGALIDFFRKEGKDIFPKKVTFQTHLIALVVAAIAVLIFLASSIFA
- a CDS encoding XylR family transcriptional regulator, which encodes MKKYRVALFFDLSRQYDRDVIQGILNFSNEIQKWEFFYEAPHYLEKEETKRQIKKIIRWQPDGIIARGNPGWEKLLSLKKPIIISPHYERIAGVTNIYCENEMIGEMVASEFIHKGFRNFSFFGDSHFYWSTERQIAFERAIKGDENRNYVPIPNEIASLHWEDRPAALAKWLADQKLPLAIMAASDEYSQLLVEAIHIANLKIPSDVSIIGVDNDRFICELSNPTLSSVDQDAERSGYLSAKTLHQMMLSNSLIADPIISYPRMIVRRKSSDEYAIADENVHNAITFIKKNAPKRDITVEEVVNATRLSRRSLELRFDSLLNQTIHDFICMVRIENVCNLLDNSEKTIKEIAFHLNFNSVENLSRLFKRVMGCTPSEFRKNKK
- a CDS encoding ROK family protein produces the protein MRKYAIGADIGGSHISCAIIDLDSKNLVEGTFASEVVNNKAEATDILDSWAAAINQSLAHITAKELAGIGFAMPGPFDYEKGIALFTSQNDKFEKLHGINVVDELRKRLKIDSQSGIRFMNDATAFAVGEDWFGMGKAYTRTLSITLGTGFGSAFIANGIPVVEGNEVPEMGCVWHLPYKDDIADAYFSTRWCIKRYLELSGVEVSGVKQIADEAETNKIAKQVFIEFGNNLGELLAPWMNKFGAEALVIGGNISKAYRHFGESLEEALKANGCSTEVHRSELMEDAAFIGSARLFDEDFWKHVQPLLSKM
- the rarD gene encoding EamA family transporter RarD, with the protein product MQAKTITAISSKHRGNAGIIYPIAAYFIWGILPIYWKVMKQIPSGDILAHRIFWSFVFLAAIISSMKRWSEFRQAFSNTKSILAVTVAAILISANWLIYIWAVNNNHIVEASLGYYINPLLTILLGIVVLREKSDIWQIIAIILALFGVGLLTYQFGQVPWVAISLAISFACYSLVKKLSSLSPLTGLAAETMVVAPLALGYLYMQVSGTAATYSNLSYGMILMILLTGVVTSVPLLLFAQGTKRVSLTTLGFVQYLSPSLSLIIGIFIYNEPFTLAYQISFGLIWIALAIYTFSRKDVLSKLRRNV
- a CDS encoding DUF2007-related protein, with protein sequence MSINNKLEPVEVFAGTAWQAEMVKSLLENAEIEAFIMDEIVGTLSPWYTSGGGAGAVKVFVSSLDYEKAKLVVADYEQNLQNKG
- a CDS encoding sialidase family protein, producing MKMLHSLSILLMLLVACSKNSSEQTPSTKISTVTVSQESNYTGRGNDNEVILKVKVIATGSNSSFDLKNIVINMDGTSDINDVEAIKVYATGSIDFFDIKKPSTSLIGKANPAKGNISISTTGKVQNGMNIFWVTYKLKENAVEGNAVDASVLSITTPSETYTVTGGNPTGNRIILLARTQVFGPGDFGSTNYRIPAIATAADGSLVTLTDKRKYNSTDLPEDIDIVARRSTDGGKTWSEPVMVAQGLGRNAGYGDAVIIKAKSGKLIAVFVGGVGLWTSTAANPIRTYVSTSNDNGITWTPSRDITNQIFGAGCADPIRKQWKASFCGSGHGLCTRSGRIMVVGAVVEPNLGNSLQNYAYYSDDEGETWKVSSRAIAGGDEAKVVELNNGDILMSSRISGNRLWAKSSDGGVTWGQRNSWADIWGNACNGDIIRYTSTLDGHSKNRLLHTLPNDATRKNVTVFLSYDEGQTWPIKKTLCAGTSAYSSLTVLPDGTIGAYIEEDESIPYRMVFVNFSLKWLTNGADAY